From Phenylobacterium immobile (ATCC 35973), a single genomic window includes:
- a CDS encoding DUF2274 domain-containing protein: MTRLKLGALVDDRPVRLTIELPAAIHRDLAAYADVLARETGTKTEPTKLIAPMLARFMASDRAFAKARRAKAHPSGDGDGST; the protein is encoded by the coding sequence ATGACAAGGCTCAAACTCGGCGCACTGGTTGATGACCGCCCGGTTCGTCTGACGATCGAACTGCCCGCTGCAATTCACCGTGACCTGGCCGCCTATGCCGACGTCTTGGCGCGGGAGACCGGCACGAAGACCGAGCCGACCAAGTTGATCGCGCCGATGCTTGCGCGGTTCATGGCTTCGGATCGCGCTTTCGCCAAAGCCCGTCGGGCTAAGGCTCACCCCTCGGGTGACGGCGACGGCTCGACATAG
- the trbG gene encoding P-type conjugative transfer protein TrbG — protein MRLIPVTTIMLASVSLAACSHTWKPPEITYDPIAAPQPATPEVEPPKPVEIVQIPTPLPLPGQLQRIPPPPSQTPEPADPRARVEAANGAARIQPSRSGYFNAVQVYPYSDGALYQVYTAPGQVTDIALEAGEQLVGTGPVAAGDTVRWIIGDTESGSGPTRRIHILVKPTRADLQTNLVINTDRRTYHLELRAAERTYMASVSWSYPQDQLIALRRQNSQAQAAETAATSPLPALESLNFRYRIEGDNPAWRPVRAFDDGRQVFIEFPTGIAQGEMPPLWIIGAQGNAELVNYRVRGRYMVVDRLFGGAELRLGGDRQRRVRIVRIDPRPAS, from the coding sequence ATGCGACTGATCCCCGTTACAACCATCATGCTTGCGTCGGTATCGCTCGCGGCCTGTTCGCATACCTGGAAGCCGCCGGAGATCACCTATGATCCTATCGCGGCCCCGCAGCCGGCGACGCCCGAGGTCGAGCCGCCCAAGCCGGTCGAAATCGTGCAGATTCCGACGCCCTTGCCTCTGCCAGGCCAACTCCAACGCATTCCACCGCCCCCCTCGCAGACACCGGAGCCGGCCGACCCGCGCGCACGGGTGGAAGCCGCCAATGGCGCCGCCCGCATTCAGCCAAGCCGGTCCGGCTATTTCAACGCGGTTCAGGTCTATCCCTATTCGGATGGCGCGCTGTACCAAGTGTACACAGCGCCGGGCCAGGTGACCGACATCGCCCTCGAAGCGGGTGAGCAACTGGTCGGCACAGGACCTGTGGCCGCCGGCGACACGGTGCGCTGGATCATCGGTGATACGGAAAGCGGCAGCGGGCCGACCCGACGGATCCATATCCTCGTCAAGCCGACGCGCGCCGATCTTCAGACCAACTTGGTGATCAATACCGATCGCCGGACGTATCATCTCGAACTGCGGGCGGCCGAGCGCACCTACATGGCCAGTGTTTCCTGGTCTTATCCGCAAGACCAGCTCATCGCCCTACGCCGCCAGAACTCACAAGCGCAGGCCGCGGAGACGGCAGCGACCTCGCCGTTGCCGGCGCTGGAGTCGCTGAACTTTCGCTACCGGATCGAAGGCGACAATCCGGCTTGGCGACCGGTTAGGGCCTTCGACGACGGGCGGCAGGTCTTCATCGAGTTTCCAACTGGCATTGCGCAGGGCGAGATGCCCCCGCTCTGGATCATCGGCGCACAGGGCAATGCGGAACTGGTGAACTACCGCGTGCGTGGCCGCTACATGGTCGTTGACCGTCTCTTTGGCGGCGCTGAGCTTCGCCTGGGCGGAGACCGCCAACGGCGCGTCCGTATCGTTCGCATTGACCCGAGGCCGGCATCGTGA
- a CDS encoding TrbI/VirB10 family protein, with the protein MTGPVLEQTPDEPPRPEREIAAELRLRPDRPKVVRLSRKVLGLIAGVSAVAIGGSLIWALQSSRPRTTAELYNTDNRTTADGLSRLPTSYAGVPREVPPLGPPLPGDLGRPMLNNGIQPGPIPGAPAPATAPDPEAQRVAQERQRIAQEREAARASRLFAGESRTPGSGPSAAGLEMPGAASPQLGALAAGSGQPTPPPSEGDRRSAFLGGPADRRTISTETLQAPASPYTVQAGAVIAAAMVTGLRSDLPGQITAQVTENIYDGPTGRILLIPQGARLIGQYDAQVSFGQSRALLVWNRLILPNGRSIILERQPGADASGYAGLEDKVDNHWGQLFRAAMLSTLLSVGSEAGTSSDESDLLQAIRRGGSDSISQTGRQIVGRSLSIQPTITIRPGFPVRVIVTRDLVLEPYRG; encoded by the coding sequence GTGACCGGCCCCGTTCTTGAGCAAACGCCGGACGAGCCTCCTCGGCCAGAGCGCGAAATCGCCGCTGAGCTGCGTCTTCGGCCCGACCGGCCCAAGGTCGTCCGCCTTTCGCGAAAAGTGCTCGGCCTCATCGCGGGCGTTTCGGCCGTCGCCATCGGCGGATCGTTGATATGGGCGCTGCAATCCAGCCGACCGAGAACGACCGCCGAGCTTTATAACACCGACAACAGGACCACGGCCGACGGCCTGTCGCGGCTGCCTACATCCTATGCCGGGGTGCCTCGTGAAGTGCCGCCGCTCGGGCCGCCGCTCCCCGGCGATCTCGGACGCCCCATGCTCAACAACGGCATCCAGCCCGGTCCTATCCCGGGCGCTCCGGCACCCGCGACCGCGCCGGATCCGGAAGCCCAGCGCGTTGCGCAGGAGCGTCAGCGGATCGCTCAGGAACGCGAGGCCGCTCGCGCCAGTCGACTGTTCGCGGGGGAATCCCGCACGCCCGGCAGCGGTCCCTCAGCCGCTGGGCTCGAGATGCCGGGAGCGGCGTCGCCGCAACTCGGCGCCCTCGCGGCCGGAAGCGGTCAACCGACACCGCCGCCAAGCGAAGGCGATCGGAGGTCGGCATTCTTGGGCGGTCCCGCTGACCGGCGCACGATCAGTACCGAAACGCTTCAGGCCCCGGCGAGTCCCTATACCGTGCAAGCGGGCGCTGTGATTGCCGCCGCGATGGTGACGGGCCTGCGCTCGGACCTGCCGGGCCAAATTACCGCGCAAGTCACCGAGAATATCTATGATGGCCCCACCGGGCGCATCTTGCTCATCCCCCAAGGTGCCCGGCTGATTGGACAGTACGATGCACAGGTCAGTTTCGGCCAATCTCGGGCGCTTCTGGTCTGGAACCGCCTGATCCTCCCCAACGGCCGCTCGATCATCCTGGAGCGTCAGCCCGGCGCCGACGCCTCCGGCTATGCCGGACTCGAAGACAAGGTGGACAATCATTGGGGGCAACTTTTCCGGGCCGCGATGCTGTCCACCCTGCTGAGCGTTGGGTCGGAAGCAGGCACATCCTCGGATGAGAGCGACCTGCTTCAGGCGATACGGCGTGGCGGATCCGACAGCATCAGCCAGACAGGACGGCAGATTGTCGGCCGCTCGCTGAGTATCCAGCCCACCATCACCATCCGCCCTGGCTTCCCGGTCCGCGTGATCGTCACCCGCGATCTCGTCCTCGAACCTTATAGAGGCTGA
- the trbF gene encoding conjugal transfer protein TrbF: MMFFKRPSSRYGRTPEPETPYQRAAQAWDDRIGSARIQARNWRLMAFGSLCLSAGLSAAVVWQAMSGTVVPWVVQVDRLGQAQAISPAETGYRPTDPQIAWHLARFIEETRSIPADPIVLRQNWLRAYDYTTDQGALALNDYARVNDPFAKVGREQVAVDVSSVIRASPGSFRVAWVERRYVDGALAATERWTAILTITIQTPRDVERLRKNPLGVYVHALNWSKELG, encoded by the coding sequence ATGATGTTCTTCAAACGACCGTCCAGCCGTTACGGCCGGACGCCCGAACCCGAGACCCCTTATCAACGTGCCGCTCAGGCTTGGGATGACCGCATCGGGTCTGCGCGCATCCAGGCTCGCAACTGGAGACTGATGGCGTTCGGCTCGCTGTGCCTGTCTGCCGGCCTGTCCGCTGCCGTCGTTTGGCAAGCCATGTCTGGAACGGTCGTGCCGTGGGTCGTGCAGGTTGACCGGCTCGGGCAAGCCCAAGCGATCTCGCCAGCCGAGACCGGCTATCGGCCGACCGATCCTCAGATAGCTTGGCATCTCGCCCGCTTTATCGAGGAAACCCGCTCAATCCCGGCGGACCCGATCGTGCTGCGCCAGAACTGGCTACGCGCCTACGACTATACGACCGACCAAGGCGCGCTGGCGCTTAACGACTATGCACGGGTCAACGACCCGTTTGCCAAGGTCGGCCGGGAACAGGTCGCGGTCGATGTCTCCAGCGTCATCCGAGCGTCACCGGGGAGCTTTCGCGTTGCTTGGGTCGAGCGGCGATACGTCGATGGGGCGCTCGCGGCCACCGAGCGCTGGACGGCCATCCTGACCATCACAATCCAAACCCCTCGTGACGTCGAGCGCCTGCGCAAGAATCCGCTCGGTGTGTACGTCCATGCCCTCAATTGGTCGAAGGAGCTCGGCTGA
- a CDS encoding DUF499 domain-containing protein → MAKSTRQQVFEGMELLPEALIPFVEKRLESSLKGHWQVQVLEKLPGLRPNGKGDVGWDQAALFNAMDRFWMDAFKAVLGRAERSLVNELVDVRNKLSHNETFTYDDAERALDSMRRLMEAISAGETAEQLSKMRDTILRTKFTELQRNEERRKTQRLDISVETVAGLFPWREVVEPHQDVATGEFQQAEFAADLGKVHTGSAPAEYRDPQQFFSRTYLTEGLSTLLVGAAKRLSGGGGDPVVELQTNFGGGKTHSMLALYHMAGGTPAQDLSGLDQLLDEHGLAVPAKINRAVLVGTSRGPQDVLNATGDRKIRTTWGELAWQLGGEEAFDMIAENDAKGIAPGSNLLEEIFNKYSPCLILIDEWVAYLRQIYRVEGLPSGSFDANLSFVQSLTEAVKASPGTLLVASLPASQIEVGGEGGQEALARLKQTFSRVESSWRPASQEESYEIVRRRLFKQIPGDKFHHRDNTLKQFAKLYRENSNDFPQGCADEDYRRKLEKAYPIHPELFDQLYTSWGSLEKFQRTRGVLRLMAQVIHELWMNGDPSVMIMPGSVSVSSPRVEPELLHYLDVSWQSIIAADVDGTAATPYKVDQSAPNLNRYSATRRVARAIFMGTAPTHQQQNTGLDDKQINLGVVQPGERPAIFGDALRRLTNQAKFMHADLGRYWYSMSASLNRIAADRAAQLESALVLMTIDNELTKYINGIADRGHFDAVQVAPSTSAEVPDDAGGVRAVVLGVAHPHTGRDGSEALTEAKEILIQRGSTPRVYRNMLVFIAAEARQLDNLKDAVRSALAWGEIVRDTDRLNLTQSDSALAKAKLTEANETVKTRLKEAWCYLHYPVQESAQAEVEWVSGKVPAQDGLLARASKKLVAEEGLLPELGPTRLDRDLQKYIWNGKPHLSLKDLWEYLNRYTYLPRLKNQAVLVKTVQTAITGMLPGPFGYAERWDDKTDTYLGLAIERATNAAVVIDSDSVIIKPDVAEAHRPAPVQPGPPSVAGPPASPEGLPPAAGPADGTPDAPAPERKPTRFFGTVMISAERPAREIHQIVEAIVEQLTTIPGSAVTLKLEIDADVPSGLDRAKVRTLIENANTLGFVEKSIE, encoded by the coding sequence ATGGCCAAAAGTACGCGCCAGCAAGTGTTTGAGGGTATGGAGCTGCTGCCCGAGGCGCTGATCCCCTTTGTGGAGAAGCGTCTGGAGAGCTCGCTTAAGGGTCATTGGCAGGTCCAGGTGCTGGAGAAGCTCCCCGGCCTGCGACCCAACGGTAAAGGCGACGTGGGCTGGGATCAGGCCGCGCTCTTCAACGCCATGGACCGCTTCTGGATGGACGCGTTCAAGGCCGTGCTTGGTCGAGCTGAGCGGTCACTGGTCAACGAGTTGGTCGACGTCCGCAACAAGCTCTCGCATAATGAGACCTTCACCTACGATGACGCCGAGCGCGCGCTGGACTCCATGCGCCGTCTAATGGAGGCGATCAGCGCCGGCGAGACTGCCGAGCAGCTTTCCAAGATGCGCGATACAATCCTGCGCACGAAATTCACCGAGCTTCAGCGGAATGAAGAGCGTCGCAAGACGCAGCGGCTGGACATCTCTGTCGAAACTGTCGCCGGCCTTTTCCCATGGCGTGAAGTGGTCGAGCCTCACCAGGACGTTGCGACAGGTGAATTCCAGCAGGCCGAATTCGCGGCCGATCTCGGCAAGGTTCATACGGGCAGCGCTCCGGCAGAATACCGTGATCCGCAGCAATTCTTTAGCCGGACCTATCTGACCGAGGGGCTGAGTACGCTGCTTGTCGGCGCCGCCAAACGCCTGTCGGGCGGCGGCGGAGATCCAGTTGTCGAGCTGCAAACCAACTTCGGCGGCGGCAAGACCCACTCGATGCTGGCGCTCTATCATATGGCTGGCGGTACGCCGGCGCAGGATCTGTCCGGTCTCGATCAACTGCTCGATGAGCATGGTCTGGCGGTCCCGGCCAAGATCAATCGCGCCGTTCTGGTCGGAACGTCGCGCGGGCCGCAGGACGTTCTCAACGCCACTGGCGACCGGAAAATCCGCACCACCTGGGGCGAGCTGGCATGGCAGCTCGGGGGCGAAGAAGCCTTCGACATGATCGCGGAGAATGACGCGAAGGGCATCGCGCCTGGGTCGAACCTCCTCGAGGAAATATTCAACAAATACTCGCCGTGCCTGATCTTGATCGACGAATGGGTCGCCTATCTGCGCCAAATCTACCGGGTCGAAGGTCTCCCGTCCGGCTCGTTTGATGCCAACCTTTCGTTCGTCCAGTCGCTGACCGAAGCCGTAAAGGCGAGCCCGGGCACATTGCTAGTGGCGTCGCTGCCCGCGTCGCAGATCGAGGTCGGCGGCGAAGGCGGCCAGGAAGCTCTGGCTCGGCTGAAGCAGACCTTCAGTCGCGTGGAATCGTCATGGCGTCCGGCTTCGCAGGAAGAGAGCTATGAGATTGTTCGCCGTCGGCTATTCAAGCAGATACCCGGCGATAAATTCCATCACCGCGACAATACGCTCAAGCAGTTCGCCAAGCTTTATCGCGAGAACTCGAACGACTTCCCGCAGGGCTGCGCCGACGAAGATTATCGTCGAAAGCTGGAGAAGGCCTATCCCATCCATCCGGAGCTGTTCGATCAGCTCTACACGAGCTGGGGCTCGCTGGAAAAATTTCAGCGCACGCGAGGCGTTCTGCGGCTTATGGCGCAGGTCATCCACGAATTGTGGATGAACGGTGACCCGTCCGTGATGATCATGCCGGGCAGCGTCTCTGTCAGCTCGCCGCGGGTCGAACCTGAACTGCTCCATTACCTGGATGTGAGTTGGCAGTCGATCATCGCGGCTGACGTCGATGGCACGGCCGCTACGCCATACAAAGTCGATCAGTCCGCGCCGAACCTCAATCGCTACTCAGCGACGCGGCGCGTTGCCCGGGCGATCTTCATGGGTACGGCGCCGACGCATCAGCAGCAAAATACGGGCCTCGACGACAAGCAGATCAATCTGGGCGTCGTCCAGCCCGGCGAACGGCCTGCCATTTTCGGTGATGCGTTGCGGCGGTTGACCAACCAGGCCAAGTTTATGCACGCCGACCTCGGTCGGTACTGGTACTCGATGTCGGCCAGCCTCAACCGCATCGCGGCGGATCGTGCCGCGCAGCTTGAGAGCGCGCTGGTCTTGATGACCATCGACAATGAGTTGACGAAATACATCAACGGCATCGCTGACCGTGGTCATTTCGACGCCGTGCAGGTGGCGCCCTCGACCTCTGCGGAGGTGCCCGATGATGCAGGTGGCGTCCGCGCTGTCGTGCTGGGTGTCGCCCATCCCCATACCGGACGCGACGGCTCCGAGGCGCTGACCGAGGCCAAGGAGATCTTGATCCAGCGCGGCAGCACGCCGCGCGTCTATCGTAACATGCTGGTCTTCATCGCGGCCGAGGCACGGCAGCTCGACAACCTCAAGGACGCCGTCCGCTCGGCTTTGGCATGGGGCGAGATCGTCCGCGATACAGATCGGCTCAACCTAACCCAAAGCGACAGCGCGCTGGCCAAAGCGAAGCTGACCGAGGCCAATGAAACCGTGAAGACCCGGCTGAAGGAGGCGTGGTGCTACCTTCATTATCCGGTTCAGGAGAGCGCCCAGGCCGAGGTCGAGTGGGTTTCGGGCAAGGTGCCGGCCCAGGACGGTCTGTTGGCGCGGGCGAGCAAGAAGTTGGTGGCGGAGGAGGGGCTGCTCCCCGAACTTGGCCCCACTCGCCTTGACCGGGATCTCCAGAAATACATCTGGAATGGAAAGCCGCATCTCTCGCTCAAGGATCTGTGGGAATATCTGAACCGCTACACCTACCTGCCCCGGCTTAAGAACCAGGCTGTGCTGGTGAAGACGGTGCAGACCGCCATTACGGGAATGCTACCCGGGCCGTTTGGCTATGCGGAGCGGTGGGACGACAAGACCGACACCTATCTGGGACTGGCGATCGAGCGCGCCACCAACGCCGCCGTTGTGATCGACAGCGACAGTGTCATCATCAAACCTGACGTGGCTGAAGCGCATCGTCCGGCGCCGGTGCAGCCCGGCCCGCCTTCCGTTGCAGGTCCTCCCGCCAGTCCAGAAGGTCTCCCACCCGCCGCTGGTCCTGCGGATGGAACGCCGGATGCCCCGGCACCGGAGCGTAAGCCGACCCGGTTTTTCGGGACGGTCATGATTTCTGCTGAGCGACCCGCGCGGGAAATCCATCAAATCGTGGAAGCGATCGTGGAGCAACTGACGACGATCCCTGGCAGCGCCGTGACTCTTAAGTTGGAGATCGATGCGGACGTGCCCAGCGGCCTCGATCGAGCCAAGGTTCGGACCCTGATCGAAAACGCCAACACTTTGGGATTTGTCGAAAAATCGATCGAATGA
- a CDS encoding DUF1156 domain-containing protein has product MTVKKLIEVALPLEAINAASAREKSIRHGHPSTLHLWWARRPLAACRAVLFAQLVDDPSSHPEVFTTEAAVDAERARLFRIIEDLVVWENSANEEVLERARIEIRRSCGGRLPQIYDPFSGGGSITLEAQRLGLPAQGSDLNPVAVMIGKALVELPSLFQGKGPIHPGPQDRIHYRNAEGLAEDVRYYGERLRDLAFQRIGHLYPNVQLPAAYGGGEAIPIAWIWSRTVPSPDPAFSGAPVPIASSFLLSAKPGKEVWIQPVVDKASMTISYEIRRGGTKAELAKAKEGTKAGRGANFRCLLSDTAITPDYVKSIGRAGRMGQVLMAIVAEGKNGRAYAAPTPEQVNAAFAAKPDWKPTTNLPNDPRNFWTVDYGLTTFGDLFTDRQLVALTTFSDLVHDVRAIIEKDALVSGMLDDHARLADSGKGAKAYAEAVAVYLGFLTGQLANHCSTICGWNAPNQQMRSTFARQAIPMTWDFAEVNVFSTSSGSYHSLFSRMVKGFEAIGAGVQQASVTQADAQSLSYNSGTVVSTDPPYYDNIAYADLSDFFFCWMKPSLKEVYPDLFGLLVTPKADELVATPYRHGGREAADAFFLQGMRRAITTMAQQTSADFPTTIYYAFKQSEVEQEGISSTGWATFIQSIVEAGYAVVGTWPLRTEKPGRMIAVGTNALANSVVLVCRKRDIAAEAITRAEFIRALKRELPPAISELQSVSIAPADMPQSAIGPGMGIFSRYGAVLESDDTPMTVKAALQLINRELDEYLGGIQGEFDPDTRFAITWFEQNGLKAGDYGTANSIAQARGVSVESVRHAGIVEGQAGKVRILARDELDDKWDPAADGHLTVWEACQHLVRALENDGEASAALLLKKLGSEMAEAVKDLAYCLYGICEKRADAKEATSYNALIAVWTELTRQAAAIHDTGGNRQTRLDL; this is encoded by the coding sequence TTGACCGTAAAAAAGCTCATCGAGGTGGCGTTGCCCCTCGAAGCAATTAATGCTGCGTCGGCCCGCGAGAAGTCGATACGCCACGGTCATCCCTCGACCCTCCACCTGTGGTGGGCGCGGCGCCCGCTAGCGGCTTGTCGGGCGGTGCTATTCGCACAGTTGGTTGACGATCCATCCAGCCACCCAGAGGTGTTCACGACGGAAGCCGCAGTCGATGCGGAGCGCGCGCGCCTGTTCCGGATCATCGAGGATCTCGTTGTGTGGGAAAACTCCGCCAACGAAGAGGTGCTAGAACGGGCCAGGATCGAGATTCGGCGAAGCTGTGGTGGCCGGCTGCCGCAAATCTATGATCCCTTCTCAGGCGGTGGCTCGATCACGCTTGAGGCCCAGCGGCTCGGTTTGCCGGCACAGGGTTCTGACCTCAATCCGGTCGCGGTCATGATCGGGAAAGCGCTGGTTGAGCTGCCTTCGCTCTTCCAGGGGAAGGGCCCCATTCACCCCGGACCCCAGGACCGCATCCATTACCGCAATGCTGAGGGCTTGGCGGAGGACGTGCGATATTATGGCGAACGCCTGCGGGATCTGGCTTTTCAGCGGATCGGGCATCTCTATCCGAACGTCCAGTTGCCGGCTGCATACGGGGGTGGCGAGGCAATTCCGATCGCCTGGATATGGTCGCGAACCGTGCCAAGTCCTGACCCCGCCTTTTCCGGTGCGCCGGTTCCTATCGCCTCCTCGTTTCTCCTTAGTGCAAAGCCGGGGAAGGAAGTCTGGATCCAGCCTGTCGTCGATAAGGCATCGATGACAATCTCCTACGAGATCAGGCGCGGTGGAACCAAGGCAGAGCTTGCCAAGGCCAAGGAAGGTACAAAGGCAGGGCGAGGCGCCAATTTCCGGTGCTTGCTCTCCGATACAGCAATCACACCCGATTATGTGAAAAGCATCGGACGCGCTGGACGTATGGGCCAGGTGCTGATGGCGATCGTTGCGGAAGGCAAAAACGGTCGCGCTTATGCAGCGCCGACGCCTGAGCAGGTAAATGCCGCCTTCGCGGCCAAACCTGACTGGAAGCCAACTACCAATCTACCCAATGATCCACGGAATTTCTGGACGGTCGATTACGGTCTTACGACGTTCGGCGATCTGTTCACCGATCGCCAGCTCGTTGCCCTGACGACATTCAGCGATCTGGTTCACGATGTGCGTGCAATCATCGAGAAGGATGCCTTGGTTTCTGGAATGCTAGATGACCATGCGCGTCTCGCCGATAGCGGAAAAGGCGCAAAGGCGTATGCAGAGGCGGTAGCCGTTTACCTGGGCTTCCTTACCGGCCAACTCGCCAATCATTGTTCAACCATTTGCGGATGGAACGCGCCCAATCAGCAGATGCGCTCGACCTTTGCCCGCCAGGCTATCCCGATGACCTGGGATTTTGCCGAGGTGAATGTGTTCAGCACCTCAAGCGGCAGCTATCATAGCCTCTTCAGTCGCATGGTGAAGGGTTTTGAGGCCATAGGTGCCGGCGTGCAGCAAGCATCTGTAACGCAGGCAGATGCGCAGAGCTTGTCCTACAACTCTGGAACGGTCGTCTCCACTGATCCGCCCTATTACGACAATATCGCATATGCAGACCTGTCGGACTTCTTCTTCTGTTGGATGAAGCCCTCTCTGAAGGAAGTATATCCCGACCTTTTTGGGCTTCTCGTGACGCCGAAGGCTGATGAGCTTGTTGCCACTCCGTACCGTCATGGCGGTCGCGAGGCCGCTGACGCGTTCTTTTTGCAGGGAATGCGTCGGGCAATCACGACTATGGCTCAGCAGACCTCGGCCGATTTTCCTACGACCATCTATTACGCCTTCAAGCAGAGTGAGGTGGAGCAGGAGGGCATAAGTTCGACCGGTTGGGCCACGTTCATCCAGTCTATCGTCGAGGCTGGCTACGCAGTGGTGGGAACGTGGCCGCTTCGCACCGAGAAGCCGGGGCGGATGATCGCCGTCGGGACCAACGCGCTCGCCAACTCGGTGGTGCTAGTCTGCCGTAAGCGAGACATTGCTGCAGAGGCGATCACGCGAGCCGAGTTCATCCGCGCGTTAAAGCGGGAGCTACCGCCGGCAATATCGGAATTGCAGTCCGTGAGCATCGCGCCTGCAGACATGCCGCAATCGGCGATCGGCCCCGGCATGGGGATCTTCTCTCGGTATGGTGCCGTCCTGGAATCGGATGACACGCCAATGACCGTCAAAGCCGCTTTGCAGCTCATCAATCGTGAGCTCGATGAATACCTTGGCGGCATCCAAGGTGAATTTGATCCCGACACCCGCTTTGCGATCACATGGTTTGAGCAAAACGGTTTGAAGGCAGGTGATTACGGCACCGCGAACTCCATTGCTCAAGCACGCGGCGTGTCGGTGGAGAGTGTCCGCCATGCTGGGATCGTTGAAGGCCAAGCTGGCAAGGTTCGCATTCTCGCGCGCGACGAGTTGGACGACAAGTGGGATCCTGCCGCAGACGGCCATCTGACAGTCTGGGAGGCGTGCCAGCATCTCGTTCGCGCTCTCGAGAATGACGGTGAAGCCAGCGCAGCGTTGCTTTTGAAGAAGCTGGGATCGGAGATGGCGGAAGCCGTCAAGGATCTGGCCTATTGCTTGTACGGCATTTGCGAGAAGCGAGCCGATGCCAAGGAAGCCACATCTTACAACGCGTTGATTGCCGTTTGGACCGAGCTTACTCGGCAGGCTGCAGCAATCCACGACACGGGCGGCAATCGCCAGACCCGGTTGGATCTCTGA
- a CDS encoding LysR family transcriptional regulator, whose protein sequence is MTAGFKPSRRLGLDLASIRLALSIAEHRSLRRAARVIGISESALSHRLRALEDVLAVALFHRSSEGVEPTQAGLVFFEQARDALRVLDLAVANAGATSRGVAGRLTLGLYTSLSTGRLRDALAAYTDRHPEVELHVVEGDRSRMVEGISSRSIDIVVLLGAPDDMLGEPLLLWRERLHIILMADHPLAERSEIAWSDIESETFLVSAHGAGPEAVQLLAAQLAGPGRQPLTRSHLISRETALSMVGMGLGIALMIESDLGRLPEGVVAVPLGSGADDALVPLTAYRDPGNDNPPLRRFWSFLKSGYVEPSPSPEG, encoded by the coding sequence ATGACGGCTGGTTTCAAACCCAGTCGTCGTCTCGGCCTTGATCTGGCGTCCATTCGTCTGGCGCTTTCCATAGCCGAACATCGCAGCCTCCGCCGTGCGGCGAGAGTGATTGGTATCAGCGAGTCGGCATTGAGCCATCGTCTCCGCGCCCTGGAGGATGTGCTGGCTGTTGCTCTGTTTCATCGCTCATCGGAGGGAGTGGAGCCTACTCAAGCGGGGCTGGTCTTTTTTGAACAAGCGCGCGACGCATTGCGCGTGCTTGACCTTGCGGTGGCCAATGCTGGCGCGACCAGTCGGGGTGTTGCCGGTCGCTTGACCCTTGGCCTTTACACATCGCTCTCGACGGGCCGCCTGCGTGATGCGCTGGCGGCCTACACTGACCGGCACCCTGAAGTGGAGCTCCACGTTGTTGAGGGCGATCGCTCGCGCATGGTCGAGGGCATCAGCTCGCGCTCGATTGATATTGTGGTCCTCCTCGGCGCTCCAGATGACATGCTTGGCGAACCGCTCCTGCTTTGGCGCGAGCGGCTGCACATCATCCTCATGGCCGATCACCCATTGGCGGAGAGGTCCGAAATCGCTTGGTCAGATATAGAAAGCGAAACCTTCCTCGTGTCGGCCCACGGCGCCGGCCCTGAAGCAGTTCAGTTGCTCGCGGCGCAGCTTGCTGGGCCAGGCCGCCAGCCACTCACACGTTCGCATCTGATCAGTCGCGAGACGGCGCTTTCCATGGTCGGTATGGGCTTGGGCATCGCATTGATGATCGAATCCGATCTGGGGCGGCTGCCTGAAGGCGTCGTGGCGGTGCCGCTCGGCAGCGGGGCGGACGACGCCTTGGTGCCGCTGACGGCGTATCGTGATCCAGGAAACGATAACCCACCGCTGCGGCGGTTCTGGTCGTTCCTCAAGAGCGGCTATGTCGAGCCGTCGCCGTCACCCGAGGGGTGA